GTCCGATCCTGGTCGGCACGGACGGTTCCGAAGACTCCGACGCTGCCGTCCAGTTCGGTTTCGAGGAGGCGCAGCGGACCCGCAGCGACCTGCAGGTCGTCTACTGCTGGCAGCCCTTGGGCCGCAACGAGGTGTCGATCGACGACGCCGAGGAGTTGCTGAAGGACTGGCTCGCCGAGAGCCTGGCGCCGTACCGCGACAAGTTCCCCGGCGTGCGGGTGCGGGCCGAGGTCGTCGCCGGCCGGGCGGCCGCCGTACTGGCCGAACGGAGCAGCGGCTGCTCGATGGTCGTCGTCGGCTCGCGAGGCCGTGGTGGAGTCAGGGGTCTGCTGCTCGGCTCTGTCAGCCAGAACCTGCTGCACCACGCGAACTGCCCCATCGCCGTCGTCCGTCCCCCGAGGGAGCAGCGATGAGACACCGGCTGACCGTCGCGGACGTCATGACGACCGATGTCGTCACGGTGCCCGAGCACGCGGGATTCAAGGTGGTGGCCGAAACACTGGCCGAGCACCACATCAGCGCCGTACCGGTGATCGGCAGCGCCGGCACCGTGGTGGGCGTGGTGTCGGAGACGGACCTGCTGCGCAAAGAGGAGTTCCAGCGGGCAGCGGAGGCGCCCTGGGTGTCGCGCTGGTGGCAGCGCCGGCGCCGGGCGAAGGCGGCCGCGGTGACGGCGGGGGAGTTGATGACCCGTCCGGCGGTCACCGTGGTGCGGGATTCGACCATCGACGAGGCAGCCCGGCTGATGGCTGCCCGGGACATCACCCGGCTGGTCGTGACCGATGCCGACGGCTACTTCCTGGACGGCATCGTGACGCGGTCGGACCTGCTGAGCGCCTATGTCGCCACCGACCGCGAGATCCTCCGGCGGGTCCGGCTGGACGTGCTCCAGCACGCGCTGTGGGACGACCCGTTCGGTGTGGAGGTGTCGGTGAGCGACGGTGTCGTGACGCTGGCCGGTGAGCTCGACAACCGGAGCCTGGTGCCGATCGCCGAGAAGCTGACCCGCGAGGTGGACGGCGTGGTCGATGTCCGCAACAACCTGACCTGGGCGTTCGACGACACCGTCACGACCCGGAATTGAAGGCATCATGTACAGCGTCGAGACCGTTCCTGCCCACCTCGAGCAGACCGCTGCCCAGGTGCTGGTCGCATCGCACCTGGGGAAGAGGTTCGGCGAACGAGTAGCGGTCGACGACGTCAGCTTCGCCGTGGCGGCGGGGGAGACCTACGGACTGCTCGGGCCGAACGGCGCAGGCAAGACGACCACCATCCGGCTGATCTGCGGACTGCTCCGCCCGGACGCAGGCCAGACCCTGATCGCGGGACAACCGGTCAGTACGACGGCGACCGCGGCGAAGAGCTGCATCGGCTATGTCCCGCAGGAGATCGCGCTGTACCCCGATCTGACCGCGCGGGAGAACCTGCGGTTCTTCGGCCGGCTCTACGGGCTGCACGGCAAGGCGCTGAACCACCGGGTCGGCAAGGTCCTCGAACTGATCGGGCTGTCGGAACGCGGCCGTGACCGGGTCGAGTCGTTCTCGGGCGGGATGAAGCGCCGGCTGAACATCGGCGCCGGGCTGCTGCACGAGCCCACCCTGCTGGTCCTCGACGAGCCGACCGTGGGTGTCGACCCGCAGAGCCGGCATGCCGTGATGGAGAGCGTGCGATCCTTCGGCGCGGCGGGGATGGCGGTGCTCTACACGACGCACTACATGGAGGAGGCCGAGCGCCTGTGCGACCGGGTCGGCATCATCGACCACGGCCGATTGGTTGCCGAGGGCACCCGTCGCGAGCTGGTCGCGCAGCTCGGCGAGCACGACCACATCCAGCTGACCGCGACCGGTGATCTCGCCGCCCTGGCCGATCGTTGCCGTGCCATCGAAGGAATCGACCGGGCCGATGTCAAGGACGGTCAGGTCCAGTTGCTGGCCGTCGAGGGACGCCGGCTGCTGCCCGCCGTACTGGAGGCCGCGGAGCGGATCGGTACGACGGTGCGGTCGGTCGAGGTCGCCGAGCCCGACCTGGAAGCGGTGTTCCTGCACCTCACCGGCACCGCCCTGCGGGAGTGATCGTGAACGCCGCACTCGTGATCGCCGCCAAGGATCTGCGCCAGCGCCTCCGGGACCGCTCGGCCATCGTCCTCGGCTTCGTCGCGCCCGTCCTGGTGGCGGCCTTGATGAGTTTCGCCTTCTCGTCCGTGGAGGCGTTCCATGCCGATGTCGCGTTCGTGGACAACGACCACGGGCAGATCGCGGTCGCCCTGCGGACGGCCTTGACCAGCCCGGAACTGTCCGACGTCCTGACCATCGAATCGGTCGCCACCGAGCAGCAGGCCCGCCAGTTGGTGGACGACGGCGACGCCGGTGCCGGACTGGTGGTCCCCGCCGGCTTCAGCGCGGCGGCAGTGGGCGACGAACCGATCGGCCTGACCGTGCTCGGCAGCCCTGACAGTCCCCTCGAGGCGCAGGTGGCGAAGGCCGTCGCGGATGCCTATGTCGCGCAGCTCAACGCCGACAGGCTCTCGGTGCATGCGGCGCTGGCGGCCGGCGTACCCGCTGGTCGTACGGCCGAGTTGGCCAAGGCGGTGGCCGGACTCAGGCTCCCTGAATCGGTCGAGGCTCGCGCGACGGGTTACCGGCAGCTGACGACAGCCAGCTACTACGCGCCGGCGATGGGCATCATGTTCGTCCTGTTCGCGATCGGCTTCACCGCTCACAGCTTCTTCGCCGAGCAACGTGGTGGAACCCTGGAGCGGATCAGCGCCGCACCGATCGGCCGTGGTGGCGTCCTGCTCGGCAAATCACTCGCGGCCTTCGCCTACAGCGTCGCGAGCCTGACCAGCCTTGCCGTGGTGTCGACACTCGCGTTCGACGCACAGTGGGGTCCACCGATCCCGGCCGCGGCGTTGATCTTGGCGATGTCGGCGGCGCTGGTGGCCCTGACTGCCTTGGTGATCACCGTCTCGCGCACGGAGCGGCAGGCCGACGGGATCGCCATGATGATCACTTTCACGTTGCTGCTGCTCGGTGGGAACTTCGTCCTGATCAGCCAGGCGCCTGAGCTGTTGCGCAAACTGGCTTTGCTGACACCGAACGGGTGGGCCCTGCGCGGCTTCACCGACCTCGCCACCGGCGCGGCCGCGACCACCGTGCTGCTGCCCGTGCTCGTGATCCTCGGGATGTCCGCGTTGGTCGGCCTGCTCGCCGGTGTGATCGGTCGTTGGAGGGCCGCCTCATGACCGCTCTCGCCGTCGCTGCCGCCTCACTTCGCCGGATGCTGCGGGATCGGACCGCGTTGTTCTTCGTCGTCCTGTTGCCGGTCCTGGTGATCGCCATCATCGGCACCGTGGTGCACAACCCGGGCGGCTTCCGGATCGGCGTACTGGCCACCCAGGCTTCGGGGCCGGCACTCGCCACTTCGCTGGTCGACGATCTCGGCGCGGCCGGCCCGGTCGAGCTCCAGACCGATGAGCAGACCGCCCGTACGGCGTTGCGCCGCGGCGAACTGGACGCAGTGGTGCTCGTTCCGGTCAACCTGGAAGCGGCTTTGCTGCGCGGTGACGATGTGGTGATCCCGGTGCTCGCCGGTGGGGCGGAGTCGACGCAGAGCGCAGTACGGTCTGCCATCTCCGCTGCGGTCGCCCGGCATGCGGAGCGGGTCCAGGCGGCGGCGTTCGCTGCCCGGCGTACGAACAGCACCGTCGCCGAACAGTTGCCTAGGGCCACTGCTTTGCAGCGGGTGACGCCACGCATCTCGGTCAGCACGGAGAACGTCGCGAGTGGGAGCGACTACCTGCCGCTAGGGTTTGGGTACAGCGCGCCGACCATGCTGGTGTTGTTCGTCTTCATCAACGCGCTGGCCGGTGGTGCGACGGTGGTGCAGACCCGACAGCTCGGTATCTACGGTCGCGCGCTGGCGGCACCGGTCCGGGCGCGCGACCTCGTTCTCGGCGAAGCCCTGTCCTACTTGACGTTCGCACTGCTCCAGTCGGCGCTGATCATCGGCACCGGCTCGCTGCTGTTCGGTGTCAGCTGGGGCAATCTGCCGGCGGCGATCGCGCTGGTCGTGACCTGGGCGCTGGTCGGCACCGGCGCGGGCATGCTCAGTGGTGCGGTCTTCAAGACACCCGACCAGGCGTCGGCGATCGGCCCGGTCGTCGGGATCGCGTTCGCCATGCTCGGCGGCTGCATGTGGCCGCTGGAGATCGTGCCGGCAACCGTGCGCACGGTCGGCCACGCGACACCGCACGCCTGGGCGGTGGACGCCTGGATCACCTTGCTGTCCCGCGCCGGCGGCCTCGCGGACATCGCGACGGATCTGGCCGTGCTGGCCGGCTTCGCCGCCGGAATGCTCGCGCTGGCCGCCGTTCTGCTCCGGCGCCGCCTGAGCAGCTAGTGCCTTCCATACACCACGGACACGCTTCAGAACTAGGGGCCTCTGGCCCTGTTCCGAACCGGGCCACTTCGGTTTTGATGGCACCGACAGGTTGATGCCGGGGGTCGTCCGTGGTCTGCGGACCGGTGGGAAGAGGTGACCTTGACGGATTCGCCGGCGACGCACGCCGTGGGTGAGCAGGCTGAGTTCGACCGGGCCGGGCTGGAGATCCTCACCGACGAGCAGTGCCTTGCGCTGTTGCCCACGGTTCCGGTCGGCCGCATCGTGTTCACCGAGGGAGCCCTGCCGGCCGTGCAGCCGGTGAACTTCGTCGTCGACGATCGCTGCGTGATCATCCGGGCGATGACCGGCTCGAAGTTGGCTGCCGCGGCGGCTGGAGCGGTGGTGGCCTTCGAGGTGGACGAGTACGACGCAACCACCGAGACCGGCTGGAGCGTGACCGCCGTCGGCCAGGCAACCGTCGTGACGAACCCGGCAGAACTCGACCGACTGTCGAAGCTGCCGTTGCGACCGTGGGCCGGACACCTGGACCACGTCATCCAGATCCGCATCGCCTTACTGCGCGGCCGCCGCCTACTTCGTACGTAGGACGGCGACCGGCTCGCGTCCGCCGACCTGAGTGGCGAGGGAAGTCCACCGCCGCTACCGCTGCGGATCGAGTTGTACGGTGCACGGCTGTTGGCCGCTTCTCCGTACCCTTGCGCCTGACTTCCCTCGCCTACCTCCATTCCAGCTCTCCGCCGCGGCGCGGATCAGGGCCGAAGGTCACTGCTTCGGAGGACTCACGGCGGCCGTGGCCCTGGCCCGCGCGATCAGGGCCGAAGGTCTGGCCGGGGGAGTCCTAAGCCTCTGATCGCCGGCGGCGGAGCGGCAGACGGTGGGTGTGTAGACATCGACTGTTGGGAGACGACGATGAGGTACCACGACGACTGGGGCTGGGGCTGGATGATGGTGGTGATGCCGTTGCTGTGGATCGCGCTGACGGCGGTGATCGTGTGGGCGGTGCTCCAGGTCGTCCACCGGCCGACGGGATCGGCACCGACCCTGCCAGGTCGCGAAACGCCGCAGGAGATCCTGGACCGGCGCTTCGCGTCCGGTGAGATCGACGCCGATACCTACACCAAGGCGAAGGCCCACCTCAGCGGCCGAGACGTGCGCACGCCGTGACAGCGGCGGCAGCACGGACGTGCGGCCGGGGTGGTCCAGCGGACCACCCCGGCCACGTGCGTCACCTCAGCCCTTGTCGACCGAGATGTGCTTCGCCGTCGGCAGCTTCTCCGGCGCGATCGGCGCCTTGATCTCCAGGATGCCGTCGCGGTACGACGCGTTCACGTCGTCCTCGACTGTGCCGGCCGGCAGCCGCAGCGTGCGGGTGAAGGTGCCGTAGTGGAACTCCGAGCGTCCACTCTCCTTCTTCTCCTCACGCCGTTCCGCCTTGACGGTCAACAGGCCGTCCTCGATCGAGATGTCGACGTCCTTGTCCGGGTCGATCCCCGGCAACTCCGCCCGCAGTACGTAGTGCCCGTCCTGGTCGAACTCCTCGACCCGGATCATCTGCGCACCGGTGAACGAACGGAAGGCCGGGAACGTGGGGAACTCGGTCTCCATCCAGTCGAACAGGTCCGCGAACGTGCCGCGCTCGCGCTTTGCCAGTGTGGTCATCGACCACCGCCTCCTTTTCTCCTCACCTCCAGTCCACCTCGGCCACCACCCCCACCACAGGGCCCATCGGCCACCCTGCCGGTGACCAAAGGCCGTAGCGGGAGCCGCTCCGCGCCGGTCGCCGCAGCGAGGGCCCGAGCGGCTCAGGCGGGTGCGAACCTGCCGGGAGCGACCGTCGGTCAGTGCACGCTGACGAGTTCGGAGGGGACGGGGAGATCGTCGAGGTTGTTGACGACAGTGGTCGCGCCGGCCGCCTGGAGGTCCTGCGGATGGCCGGTGAGATCCAGCCCGATGGTGAGGCCGAAGCCGCCGGCGCGGCTTGCGGCGATGCCTGCCGGTGAGCTTTCGACGACGACGGTCCGTCGTGGCCGGACGCCGAGGCGGCGCGCCGCGAGCAGGTAGCCCGCTGGATCGGGTGGGCCGGGCAGGCGCAGATCGGTCCAGGTGACCCGGTCGATCCGGATCTGGAACGTGTCCGCGAGTCCCGCGGCTTCGAGGAGCCCGGCGCAGTCGCGGTCGGCCGAAATCACCGCGCGATCCACTTGGCCGGCGTCCAGCCGCTCGATCAGCCGCCGGGTCGCCGCGGTGTCACTGACGACGCAGTCCAGCCCGAAGACGACCGCGTCGTACCGCTCGGGATCGATCGACAGCTCGTCCGCGGCGTGCTTGCCGGCGTTGCGCCGGGCCAGTACGACGGCCGCCACGACCAGCAGGCCACCTCCGAACACCAAGGCGAGCGGAGCTGCGGCGCGACCGGAGAACCAGGTGGTCACGGCGACCGGCAGGATCTGTACCAGCCCGATCGCGCCGACGATCACCACGACGATCTCGCGCCAGAGCACCCCGGCGCAGATGAGTCCGATGGTCGTCACCAGCGAGAAGACGATCGCAGCGTCCTCGGGCATCGTGAACATCGCGCCGAACACCAGGCCGGCGGCGGCGATCCCTTGGGTCAGGCGCTTGGCGGCGAACAGCCCAGCACGCCCGGCTGCCAGCCAGGCCGCTGAGACGACCCAGATTGCGATGCCGGGCCAGGCAGCGCCGTGCAGGTGAGCACCGGCGGTGCCCGCCGCGATCAAGGTGCCCACGAAGGTTGCGAACTGTTGGAGCGCGGTCGGCTTCGCTGCCCAGAGTCCGGCGGCGTACAAAGCTGTGGCCACACCGGTCAGCAACGCGGTGTCCAGCGTTGGCCAGTGCAGCGCTTCGTGACCCAGCAAGGCCCAGAAGGCGGCGCCTGCGGCCGTCGACAGGAACCACAGAATCGCCCGCAGGCGCAGGGTGACAGCGTCGGCTCGCGCCGGAATCAGTTGGCCGGCAGCAAGGAGAGCCAGCGCGGTCGTGGCCACGATGACCAGCCGCGTGACGGTTCCGAGGTCGGGCCAGTACTGCGCCATGACCAGCATCGCGCCGACCAGCACCACCACACCACCCAGATAGGCGAGTGCCTCGATCAGCACAGGGGTACGGCGAGTCGCCGGCCGCCCGGACAGTCGCGGCGGCGCTCCCGTTGATTCGCGCAACGGTCTCATGATCTGAGCGTCGCGAGATCTCCCCGGCTCGCACAGAGGCGAAAGTCCTGCCAAGGACCGCCACGTCCCAGGCGGGTTCGCTCAGCGCGTGCCGACCAGGCGCCACCAGGAAGGGTCGTCGGCAGGGGTCAGGAGATCGGGGTCGGCCAGGACCTCGTCGCGGTGGATGCCGGGGAGGACGTGGTAGTGGATGGAGCCTGGTTCACTGACGAGTTCGAGGATGCGCCAGAGGGCGCGAGCGTAGGCTTCCGCGGATTCGGCTCCGTCCCATTCGTAGAAGCCACGGTAGGTGGCGGACTCGTCGTGGGCCAGCCACAGCTTGGAGATCAGGCCTGGGAACCCGGCGAACAAGGGAGTGTTGCACCACGACTCCCACCGGAACAGCGTGTGACCGGCACCGCGCACCCCACGCAATCGGAAGGCGACCACGAGGACGCACGGATCGGCTGCGGGCGGGCGGTCGATGACAGTCTCCCGGTACACCCTGCCCTCGGTTCCGTCGGCGAACCGCAGCAACGTCCCGACGTGCTCGCGCGGTTGGTGAATGCGTCGCTGGAGCAGCAGTTGGAGTGTGGTCACCAGACAGCGGCCGACCGCGGCCAGCGCGACCTTCTTCGGCAGCGGACGTTGCTCGGTCATGGGCCCTCCTGTCAGGACGCCGGACTTCTTCCGCCAGTCATCGTCTGCCGGCGAACCGAGCCGCGGCAGGGTCGGAGGACCCGAAAATGTCCCTCGGACGTCAGGCTTGCGGGCCGAGCAGGTGCAGGTTCTTCCCGATGAGGCCGTCGACGCCGAGCCGGTGGGCGTCGCGTACGGCGTACTCGGTGTCGACCGGCCAGGTCAGGACGACGGTCGCGCTCCGCCGCAGCTCGGTGACGATCTCCGGGGTGAGCAGTCGGCGGTGGACGCACACGCCGTACGCCGGCCGGGTGCGCAGCCTGGCTCGCAACCGGCGTAACCCGCGTCGGCTGCCGGCCGACAGCACGAGCCGCACGTGTTCCAAGTCGCGAAAAGCGTCGAGCATCCACCAGTGTTGCGTGCACACGGTGACCACGGCGTCCGGCATGACGTGGCGCAACAGCGTCGCCAGCCTGCCCGCAAGACGAGGATGGATTCCCTTCAGATCGAGCAGCAACCGGTGATCGCCGTCGAGTGCCGCCAGCAGCTCGTGAGCTTCGAGGAGCGGGGCGTCCCGGCGGCGGAGCAGCTCGCCGCGCTCCCACAACCACCACGGGCCGAGCGACTTGTGATGCCGTACCTCGAGACGCCCCCGGTAGGCGTGCACATCGGCTTCGACCAGGTCCGCGCCGGCTTCGAGCGCGGATCGCAGCGTGCCGAGCTCGTTACCGGCTCGGTGCGCCACCACGATTCGCCGAGTCACGGCGAGCTCGCCGCCGGTTCGGTGAACCAGCCACGCCAGCGGAGGAAGAAGCAGCTGCCGCCGAACAGCACCGCGGGAACCCAATAGAGCAAGGCAGTCAGCGCCACCGCCCCGAAGGCGTCGGTCCAGGAGACCCCGATCGATGCCAGGCCTGCGACCAGCGCACCTTCACGTGGGCTTGCACCATGGACGCCGGGCAGCACGCCGGCGATCTGACTGGCACCGAACACAGCGACCAACTGGAAGGCCGACACGGAGTCGCCGACGGCGTGGATCGCACCGATCAGCAGCCCGAGAATCGTTGCCTGGTAGCCGATCGACAGCACGACGCCGACCGCGAACACCCGCGGTGACGGCCACGGCCAGCGACCGGCCAGGTCGGGACGCCGCCGCCGTACGACGAGGGCCACGGCGAGCACCACGGCCGCGAGGCCGAGTGCGACGACCAGCACGCTCCACGGCAGAGCCACTCCGCAGACGGCCACAGCGACGATCAGTCCGACCGCACCGACGAACCGGTCCAGAGCGACCCCGGCGACCGCAGCCGAGCGTCGTGCGCCGGTGGTCTCCAACCGGTGCACCCGCCACAGGTCGGCGCCCGCGTGCCACGGTGAGATCAGGCCGAGGATCTCGCTTTCCGCGTAGGCCCGCAGGTGCCATCGGCGGGTCTGGCCGCTGGTCGACACGGCGTGCCAGCGCAACGGGCACAGAACGTACTTGCCGACCGCGAACGGGATCAGGCCGATGACCGCGGGAAGCAGTGTCGGATGCGGAACGCGGTCGACGTTCCAGAGGGCCAGTCCGGCCGCGGCCACCAGCGCGGCGACCCGGACAGCGCGGCTGGCGACAATCGTGCGACCGAGCCGCAGGATGCGCGCGATCCGCCTGTCGCTGATGTGCACAACGGGCTCCTTCAGGGCTCATACCCGGCGCTCACCTCTAGCTGCCCCAGGACGCCGTGCAAAGACCATAACTGCCAGGTCCAAGCCGTGCGGCTCGTCGGCCACGGATCGGCGGTGATGTGCGACACGCCCAGTGCCCGACGGGCATCGCGAATCGGGCGCACAGGGGTGCCATTGGTCCCGCAGGCGAAGGCGGTCCGGCCCTGGGGACAGGACGGTGAGTGGACGAAAGTGGCATCACGAGCATCCGAAGGGGGAGTGAGTGATGGCGGCGCAGAGCCGGAGGACCGGGCCGCGGCTGCCACACCGCGCCTACCAGATCGCGCGGGAGGTGGCCCTGATCGCCACCGCCATCGTGTTGTACTTCGGTGTCCGGGGGCTGATCGAGACCCGGGTCGACCTCGCCTACCGCAATGCCGAGAACGTGATCGCGCTCGAACGGTCCGCCGGCGTCTTCGCCGAGCCCGCACTGCAGGCCGCGGCCGGTCAGCACGCGTGGCTGATCGACGCGGTCAGCTACTTCTACATCTACGGACACTGGCCGGTGCTGCTGACCGCTCTGCTGTGGCTGCTGATCCGGCATCGCGACGCCTACCGGACCTTCCGCAACGCGATGCTGATCTCCGGCGGGATCGGCCTGGTGATCTTCGCGCTGTTCCCGGTCGCGCCGCCGCGCTTCCTGGTCGGTTACGGCTTCATCGACACGGTCACCCAGCAGACCTCGGCGTACCGGGTTCTGCAGCCGCCGGCGTTCGTCAACCAGTACGCCGCCGTGCCGAGCCTGCATTTCGGCTGGAACCTGCTGATGGGGATCGCGATCGCCGGTCTGGCCGGTCACTGGTTGCTGCGGTTGTTCGGCTGGCTGATGCCGGCGGCGATGCTCGCCTCGATCGTGCTGACCGCGAACCACTACCTCTTCGACGGCCTGGTCGGCGGCGTGATCGCCCTTCTCGGCCTGCTCATCGCCTCCCGGCTGGCCAAGAACCAGGCCCACCGGCCATCAGCGGCCACCGGCGCGTCCGGCGAGCGCCCGGACAATGGGCGCCCGGCCAATGAGCGCCCGACCGTTGAGCGCCCGGACAATGGGCGACCCGACATCGAGCGCCCGGACAGCGAGCGCCCGACCGACGAGATTCCGGCCGGCAAGCGTCCGGTGCCGGAGCGAGGGGATCAGCCATGCGCATGAGCAAGTTCTTCGCCAGCACTCGGGCCCGGGTCGGGCTGGCGGCGGTGGCGATCGCCGCGGTCCTCCTGGGCGTCGGCTGGTACGTCGTCCGGGACGGATCGTCGACAGGGCCTTCCGGCGCACCACCCACGACGGCATCGGCTCCCGTCGACGACAGCAGCCCCGCCGGCGACGGCGCCGTGAACATGGACGGCCGAGCTCCTCTGACCGGCCTGCCCGTGACGAAGGCGCTGAATCACCCCGCCGTCACGGTGAAGGTCTCCAACACGCCGGACGCGCATCCGCAGCGCGGTCTCGGCTCCGCCGACATCGTCTTCGTCGAGCCGATCACCGGCGCTACGACGCGGCTCGCGGCGATCTTCCACTCGCAGTTGCCCCCGCAGGTCGGCCCGGTGCGCTCGCTGCGGCCGATGGATGCGCCGCTGATCAGCCCGACAAAGGGCGTCATCGCGAACACGATGGCCGACCACTGGGTGCAGCAGTACATCGACCGGGTCGCCGGTCTGGCGAACCTGGGCACCTTACGGGTCCCGAGCGGCACCTACTTCATCGACCGCACCCGCCGCGCGCCCAACCACGTCTTCGCCCAGCCGGCCCGGCTGCTCGAGCTGACCGATCGGGTCGCCCCGCCACCGCCGTACTTCAGCTATGCCGGGGACGTCGCCCACTCCTCGCCGCTGAGCAGCGGGCGGACGGCGACGTCGGTGACCGTCGGGTACGGCGGTTCGGCGACGGCGACCTGGCGGTACGACGGTGCTTCCGGCCGCTGGTTGCGCGCGGAGAAGTGGGCGGCGCACCGCCTCGAGGACGGGAACCAGGTCTCCGCGCAGAATGTCATCGTCCTGCACGCCCAGCGCGACCTGAGTTTCCCCCAGGCCAAGTCGTCGATGACGATCCTCGACCTCACCGACGCGTCCGGATCGCTCCAGCTGTTCACCGGCGGCAAGGTGGTCGACGGCCACTGGACGAAGGCCGGCGTTGACCGGCCCTTCACCTTCACCACCACGACCGGCAAGGCCTTGCTGCTCGCGCCCGGCACGACCTGGGTCGAATGCGCCCTGCCAGGCATGCCCATCCAGACGGCCGCGAGCTGAGAACCCGCGCAAACGAGGGCCGGCTCATGAGGTACGACGGCGCGGGGCGGCACCCGCTCTGCCGGCGCTGGAGAAGGCGATGGCGACGCCGAGGATGAAGCCCGAGTCGTACCAGTTGCCGTTGTTGTGCACGTCGTAGATGCTCACGTCGTCGGTGAAGAGGGACACGATGAACGTGATCGGGCTGATCGCGCCGTGCCAGAGTCCGAGCCAGAAGCCGGCGATGCGGGGGGCATCGATCTGGGCCACGTTGTTGGGACCGGCCGCGCAGGCCGTCACGACGAGGAGACCGGCGACGGCGAGGACGAGGAAGATGCGGTGTCTGGTGGTCATACCTTCAGGTTCGCGACCCAGCCGTGGTTGCACTGCTGACTTAGGTCCCGGGTGGTGCAGTCGTCGGTCAGGTTCTTCGGGCCTGGATGACGTTCCGGCGTGGTAGACATCGCGGGTGCCTGAGGGCGCGGAATGGCCGGTGCGGTCGAGGACCGCAGGACTGGGAGGTTGTCGGATGGGTGTGAAGGAACTCCGGTTGGTGGTCACGGCGACGGACTACGACGAGGCGGTCGCGTTCTACCGCGACGTACTGGGGCTGGCCGAGCGTGAGTCGTACTCGTCCGAGGACGGCCGGGTGATGATCCTGGAGGCCGGTCGCGCGACGCTGGAGATCGCCGACCCGAACCAGGCGGACTTCATCGACAAGGTCGAGGTCGGACGGCGGGTGGCGGGCAAGTTTCGCGTCGCGCTGGAGGTCGACGACTCCGCCGCCGTCACCGCCCAGCTCGCCGGGGCAGGTGCCAGCGTGATCGCCGAGCCCACCCGAACGCCCTGGAACTCCCTCAACGCCCGCCTCGAAACCCCCGGCGGCATCCAGCTCACGCTCTTCACCGAACTCGGTGACGAAGAGCCGGCTTAGCGCACCACGAAGTTGCCGTGGGCCTCGGATCAGCCCGGTTCGCCGTGGAGTTTGCGGCGGGTGATGACGACGAGGTCGACGGCGGCTACCACGGCCAGCAGGGCCGCGACGAGGATCAGGGGCAGCGGCAGGTCGAGCAGGGCGAAGACGATTGCCGCGGCGGCACAGACGAGCAGGCCGAAGGTCGCGAGGATCAGGCGCAGCGTCAACGCGCTGCGCGGGGGAGGCGGTACGCCGTACTGGTTGGTCACGGCCGCCCAACGCTCGTCATGCCGCATCCGGTACCCCGGCGGCGCGCCGCCACGCGCGCGGGGTTTCCGCCCCGCCACGCGCGCGGGGTTTCCGCCCCGGCCCGTCGGGCACCCGACAGCCGACAAGAAGGAGATTCGGGATGATCACCTGTGTGGTCGAGTACGTCATCGATCCGGCGAAGATCGAGGCGTTCGAGGAGTTCGGCCGGCGCTGGATCGAACTGGTCGACCGGCACGGCGGCACCCATCACGGCTACTACCTGCCGTCCGAAGGCGCGAGCGACCGGGCCCTGGCCTTGTTCAGCTTCCCGAGCCTGGCGGAGTACGAGCAGTACCGCGCGCTCTTCGGCGTCGATCCCGATTTCGTCGCCGCGGACAAGATCCGGGACGAGAGCGGCTGTGTACTGCGTTACGACCGCACGTTCATGCGT
The Kribbella voronezhensis DNA segment above includes these coding regions:
- a CDS encoding CBS domain-containing protein, with translation MRHRLTVADVMTTDVVTVPEHAGFKVVAETLAEHHISAVPVIGSAGTVVGVVSETDLLRKEEFQRAAEAPWVSRWWQRRRRAKAAAVTAGELMTRPAVTVVRDSTIDEAARLMAARDITRLVVTDADGYFLDGIVTRSDLLSAYVATDREILRRVRLDVLQHALWDDPFGVEVSVSDGVVTLAGELDNRSLVPIAEKLTREVDGVVDVRNNLTWAFDDTVTTRN
- a CDS encoding ABC transporter ATP-binding protein translates to MYSVETVPAHLEQTAAQVLVASHLGKRFGERVAVDDVSFAVAAGETYGLLGPNGAGKTTTIRLICGLLRPDAGQTLIAGQPVSTTATAAKSCIGYVPQEIALYPDLTARENLRFFGRLYGLHGKALNHRVGKVLELIGLSERGRDRVESFSGGMKRRLNIGAGLLHEPTLLVLDEPTVGVDPQSRHAVMESVRSFGAAGMAVLYTTHYMEEAERLCDRVGIIDHGRLVAEGTRRELVAQLGEHDHIQLTATGDLAALADRCRAIEGIDRADVKDGQVQLLAVEGRRLLPAVLEAAERIGTTVRSVEVAEPDLEAVFLHLTGTALRE
- a CDS encoding ABC transporter permease, which encodes MNAALVIAAKDLRQRLRDRSAIVLGFVAPVLVAALMSFAFSSVEAFHADVAFVDNDHGQIAVALRTALTSPELSDVLTIESVATEQQARQLVDDGDAGAGLVVPAGFSAAAVGDEPIGLTVLGSPDSPLEAQVAKAVADAYVAQLNADRLSVHAALAAGVPAGRTAELAKAVAGLRLPESVEARATGYRQLTTASYYAPAMGIMFVLFAIGFTAHSFFAEQRGGTLERISAAPIGRGGVLLGKSLAAFAYSVASLTSLAVVSTLAFDAQWGPPIPAAALILAMSAALVALTALVITVSRTERQADGIAMMITFTLLLLGGNFVLISQAPELLRKLALLTPNGWALRGFTDLATGAAATTVLLPVLVILGMSALVGLLAGVIGRWRAAS
- a CDS encoding ABC transporter permease, producing the protein MTALAVAAASLRRMLRDRTALFFVVLLPVLVIAIIGTVVHNPGGFRIGVLATQASGPALATSLVDDLGAAGPVELQTDEQTARTALRRGELDAVVLVPVNLEAALLRGDDVVIPVLAGGAESTQSAVRSAISAAVARHAERVQAAAFAARRTNSTVAEQLPRATALQRVTPRISVSTENVASGSDYLPLGFGYSAPTMLVLFVFINALAGGATVVQTRQLGIYGRALAAPVRARDLVLGEALSYLTFALLQSALIIGTGSLLFGVSWGNLPAAIALVVTWALVGTGAGMLSGAVFKTPDQASAIGPVVGIAFAMLGGCMWPLEIVPATVRTVGHATPHAWAVDAWITLLSRAGGLADIATDLAVLAGFAAGMLALAAVLLRRRLSS
- a CDS encoding pyridoxamine 5'-phosphate oxidase family protein, which encodes MTDSPATHAVGEQAEFDRAGLEILTDEQCLALLPTVPVGRIVFTEGALPAVQPVNFVVDDRCVIIRAMTGSKLAAAAAGAVVAFEVDEYDATTETGWSVTAVGQATVVTNPAELDRLSKLPLRPWAGHLDHVIQIRIALLRGRRLLRT
- a CDS encoding SHOCT domain-containing protein — encoded protein: MRYHDDWGWGWMMVVMPLLWIALTAVIVWAVLQVVHRPTGSAPTLPGRETPQEILDRRFASGEIDADTYTKAKAHLSGRDVRTP
- a CDS encoding Hsp20/alpha crystallin family protein — translated: MTTLAKRERGTFADLFDWMETEFPTFPAFRSFTGAQMIRVEEFDQDGHYVLRAELPGIDPDKDVDISIEDGLLTVKAERREEKKESGRSEFHYGTFTRTLRLPAGTVEDDVNASYRDGILEIKAPIAPEKLPTAKHISVDKG